The segment GCATCCACTCGAAGGATTTCCGCGCCAACCGGCAGGCCGAAGGCGGCAAGGGGTAGGGCGGCGAGGCCGCCGGCGGTCGTGCCTTCAGGCGTCCAGCTCGGGATTGACCAGGGTCTTGTCAGAGCCGTACGGGTCCGCCGCACGCAGCACCACCACCGACACGTTGTCGCGGCCGCCGGCATCGAGCGCCATCTGCACCAGCGTCGGCGCGGCCTGCGCAACGTCCTGCTGCGCCAGCACCGCCGCGATGTCGTCATCGTCGACCTCGTTGCTCAGGCCATCGCTGCACAGCAGGTACACGTCGCCATCGGCGACCTCGGTCAGCAGCTGCTCCGGCGCCAGCGTCGGGGCCGCGCCGACGGCGCGTGTGATGGTGTTCTGCGCGGGATGGTGGCGCGCTTCTTCCGGGGTGATCAGCCCGCGCGCCAGCAGGCGCTCGACCTGGTTGTGGTCGCGCGTGAGGCGCGCGAACTGGCCGCCGCGCAGCCGGTACAGGCGGCTGTCGCCGGCCCACACGCAGGCGCAACGGCGATCGCCCGCCAGCATTACCACCACCGTGCTGCCGATGCAGCGCACGCCCAGGCGCGCCGCTTCATCGACCAGCGCCAGGTTCACGCCCTGCAGCGCCGCGCGCGTGGCGTCGACCCGGTCTTCCAGCCGGGGCTGCGGCGGCAGCGTGGCCAGCGCCTGGACCACCGCCTGGCTGGCGAAGTCTCCCACGGCATGGCCGCCCATGCCGTCGGCCACTGCCCACAGGTCCTGGCTGGGCAGATCCAGGCAAGCGTCCTCGTTGCGCTCGCGCACGCGCCCGACGTCCGTGCATGCGGCCGAGGTCCACTGGAAGTGCGAGTCGAAACCCAATCTTGTCTCCGGTCCGCGTCAAGCCCCGGACCAGCCGGGGCACTGCCACGGCGGCGCTGGCGCTCAGATCAGCATCAGATCAGCCTGCCGTCGTTCCTCGCGCCCTGGTCGCCCTGGACATTGATGTTGGCGTTTGGCGCGTTGTTGCGGATATCGATGTTCTGGAACTGGTTGTTCATCTGATCAGCATAGAAGCTGTAGTTGATCTCGTAAAAGTTGATCACCGTCCCGAGCGGCAGCGGAGACGAGGGCACGAACGGGCGGATCCACCCGAACACCCACTGCCCGCCGGCGCCGCGCACGCGGGCCATGGCGGCGGGAGCAAGTTCGCGGCAGCTGGCGAGGTCGTTGATTGCAAGGGTGGCCATGTTCGGTCTCCGGTGGATGTGGCGTGGCGCCGGGGGCGGTACCGGTATTGAGCAAGGCGCGTGCCACAGCATGGGTGTGGCAGCAGGTCGACTGGAAACCCAAGTCCGGCGCGGGCTGCAGGGCGGGGCGGGGACAATGGGGCCCACCCCGGCAGTCCAGCCACGTTGGCCTCGACCCGACACCCGGCCAGCCAGTGTCGGGATGGACCCACCACAGCGCAAGCATCGCGCGATCCCTGCCGCCAGCCCGCCCAGGCCGCGCGGCGCGGGGCGAATGGTGGCTGCCAGCCAACAGAGTTGCCGCCACGCGGTTGGTTGCCATCCGACACTCGATCCCATCCAAAACCCCCGGATTTCCGCCAAACCGTTGTCGGGCCGTGCCTCCCTGGTATTGGCATGGTTGATGCGGTTGGTCTGGCACGAAGCAGCAATGCTTGCAGCAACCAGACACACCGAGGCCAGCCATGAACATCCAGGAACAACAAGAACGCGCTACCGGCAGCGACGATCGTTTCGCGGACCCGCTGCCGCTCGGCGCCCACCTGGTCACCGAACGCCACGGCTACGCCCATCATGGGATCTACGCCGGCGCCGGCCGCGTCATCCACTACGCCGGTTTCGCGCGCTCCCTGCAGGCCGCGCCGGTTGAAGAAACTACCCTCGAAGCCTTCGCCGCCGGATTCGGCATCGCCGTCAGGCCGGAGCCCTGCGCCCGCTTCGCCGGCCGCCAGGCCGTCGAACGCGCCCGTTCCCGCGTGGGCGAAAACGCCTACCACTTGCTGACCAACAACTGTGAGCATTTCTGCTCCTGGTGCCTGTCCGGCGAAAGCCGCAGCGAGCAGGTGGAAACATGCATGCGCCGCCCGCGCGCCGCGCTGCACATCGGCTGGCTGCTGCTGGGCGCGCTGCTGCAAGCCCAACTGGGCGGCCTGAACCTGGACCTCGCCTGAACCGCGCGGCCATCACCGAATCAAGGAGCCTGCCATGTCCGGACTGATCGACTGGGAATTGCGCTGCAACCTGCGCGGACAAGCCTGCCACCGCAGCTGCGCCACTGCCGCCGCCAACTGCGCCCGCGGCCACCACCGGCCGGGGCGCCGCGCCCTGCGCCATGCCGGCCGGCCGACGCGCCTGCCATCGTCCGGCCGCCTTGCCGGGCGAGGCCGCCGGGACGGGTCCGCCACTGCCGGCGAGCCGGGCCGGTGCGGATTTTGATATACTCCGGGCCGTCTCCAGGATCACCGCGCCCGCGGTTCCCGATCCTGACAGTCCTGTCCCTCGCCGTAGTTCAATGGATAGAACGAGCGCCTCCTAAGCGCTAGATACAGGTTCGATTCCTGTCGGCGGGACCAGTCCACAGTCCGTACCCTGTGGTTCCCAGCTGTGCCCTCTCCCCAACTCAATCTAGGTATTCCCCCGGAATTTCAGCCCAAGAAGATGGCGCCAGCCTCGCCGTCGAGGGCCTGGATTGACAGGTGCTTCATGCTACGATCCTCCAAACTCCGGAGCGCTCGCCATGGAACTGAAATACAAAGGCCGAGAGATCTCAATCCAGGCCAAAAAGGACTCGGGCGGCCAGTGGGACTGGTCATATGGCATCCGCGGTCACGGACACCGGCACAACACCGGGGCGCTTGCTCCCACGGAATCGGTCGCGATCGATAACGCCTATGCGTGCGCGAAACGGGAGATTGACCAAGCCACTTCAGGCGACGCCAACGACTGACACTTCCTGAATGCCACTAGTGGAGAAAGACATGGATCTCCAAGGGTTCACGTATTACCGCGACCACTGGTATGAAGCATCGGCAACGTCCCTTGGCGTTGGCGGCCCCTGGCAAGGTGAGGTGACCATCTGCGCGAAAGCGGCGGATGGCGCGCCACTCAAGGTCTTCGATCACCATCTTGTTCCGGGCCAGTTCTTCAGCGAAGGCGAGGCATGGCAGCATGCCTCGGACTGGGCCAGGAAGCAGATCGATGCGCGCTTTGGCTAGCACGCGCGCCAGTCGCTGCGCAAGTGCTCATGCCGCACTGCGTTCGGCGATCAGCACGTTCGCGGGAATCTTCAGGTCACGGTGCAGCCGCCGGATCATGGCCAGACTCAGCGCGCGCTTGCCATTGAGCACTTCATATACGCGGTTGAGGTTACCCAGGTACGGTTGCATGTCGCGTGGCGTGAGGCCAGCTTGTTCCATGCGAAAGCGGATCGCGGCGATCGGATCCGGCAGATCCATCGGAAAGTGCCCGGCTTCATACCGTTCCACCAGCATGGAGAGGATTTCCAGCTTGTCGCCCTCAGGCGTGTCGGGCACAGGGTCTGCGTCGACCAGGGCGGAGACCGCGGCCAGCGCTTCCTGGTAGTCGGCTTCAGTGTGCAGGGGGCGGATATCCATGGTGATCACTCCATTTCCGCGGTGGCGGCGTCTATGCGGTCATAGTCGAGATGGGTGCCGATGAACTTCACGCAGACGACCCCCAACCGGTATGCGACAGCGACGATAAGCCGGTACTTGTTCCCGCCGAGATTGAAGACCACGCGGTTGCTGCCGACGAAGCTGGCACTGGCGTAGCGTGCCTTGATGTCCCTGGGCGCGGTCCAGGCCGCGCAGCGGGCTTCTTCATGCCAGGCAAGCAGCGGTTGCCTGGCTTCGGGGTGGAACTTGCTGAATTGCAGCAAAGACCTCTTCGCTAT is part of the Cupriavidus necator genome and harbors:
- a CDS encoding helix-turn-helix domain-containing protein, whose amino-acid sequence is MDIRPLHTEADYQEALAAVSALVDADPVPDTPEGDKLEILSMLVERYEAGHFPMDLPDPIAAIRFRMEQAGLTPRDMQPYLGNLNRVYEVLNGKRALSLAMIRRLHRDLKIPANVLIAERSAA
- a CDS encoding lecithin retinol acyltransferase family protein translates to MNIQEQQERATGSDDRFADPLPLGAHLVTERHGYAHHGIYAGAGRVIHYAGFARSLQAAPVEETTLEAFAAGFGIAVRPEPCARFAGRQAVERARSRVGENAYHLLTNNCEHFCSWCLSGESRSEQVETCMRRPRAALHIGWLLLGALLQAQLGGLNLDLA
- a CDS encoding type II toxin-antitoxin system HigB family toxin, whose product is MRIIAKRSLLQFSKFHPEARQPLLAWHEEARCAAWTAPRDIKARYASASFVGSNRVVFNLGGNKYRLIVAVAYRLGVVCVKFIGTHLDYDRIDAATAEME
- a CDS encoding PP2C family protein-serine/threonine phosphatase, which translates into the protein MGFDSHFQWTSAACTDVGRVRERNEDACLDLPSQDLWAVADGMGGHAVGDFASQAVVQALATLPPQPRLEDRVDATRAALQGVNLALVDEAARLGVRCIGSTVVVMLAGDRRCACVWAGDSRLYRLRGGQFARLTRDHNQVERLLARGLITPEEARHHPAQNTITRAVGAAPTLAPEQLLTEVADGDVYLLCSDGLSNEVDDDDIAAVLAQQDVAQAAPTLVQMALDAGGRDNVSVVVLRAADPYGSDKTLVNPELDA